One stretch of Qipengyuania gelatinilytica DNA includes these proteins:
- the secB gene encoding protein-export chaperone SecB, producing the protein MADDNNVLTDLDMDPAAGANGADNRPSVGLLNQYVKDFSVENPNAPKCYQWNDQPKVDIQVNIGASQITDEVHEVELKLTARADAEQGNLYIVELAYCGLVGIRNVPEEHAHAFLFAETPRLLFPYARAIISDAVRDAGFPPLLLDPMDFGALYQQQLQARAAQQGEGAPAAPTGDA; encoded by the coding sequence ATGGCTGACGACAACAATGTTCTGACCGACCTCGACATGGATCCCGCAGCCGGCGCCAATGGCGCCGACAACCGTCCCTCGGTGGGCCTGCTGAACCAGTATGTGAAGGATTTCTCGGTCGAGAACCCCAACGCGCCCAAGTGCTACCAGTGGAATGACCAGCCCAAGGTCGACATCCAGGTGAACATCGGTGCCAGCCAGATCACCGACGAAGTGCACGAAGTCGAGCTGAAGCTGACCGCCCGTGCCGATGCCGAACAAGGCAATCTCTACATCGTCGAGCTGGCCTATTGCGGCCTCGTCGGCATCCGCAACGTGCCTGAAGAGCATGCTCACGCATTCCTCTTCGCGGAAACGCCGCGCCTGCTGTTCCCCTACGCCCGGGCCATCATTTCCGACGCCGTGCGCGACGCCGGTTTCCCGCCGCTGCTGCTCGACCCGATGGATTTCGGTGCGCTCTACCAGCAGCAGCTCCAGGCCCGCGCGGCGCAGCAGGGCGAAGGCGCCCCGGCCGCGCCGACCGGCGACGCCTGA
- the murJ gene encoding murein biosynthesis integral membrane protein MurJ — protein sequence MSLLKHVGTIGSLTMVSRIAGMAREMIFSRVLGANAVTDAWFQAFIIPNVFRRLFAEGAFSAAFVPMFSKRLHGEGGLESARSFSDDVLSIFLPVLILLCAVMMIAMPGVIWLLADKPIDPVRFDLAVSFARIMFPYILLVSLVTLFTGMLNSVSRFAPGASFPIILNLVLIAALLGGEYAAGKLGWSVEQTGYAVAWAVPVAGVMQLAWLYIWTRVEGFRPRVLWPRITPEVKRMSVIALPAAIGGGAYQINTLVQLYFLNQLYEGSVSHMNYADRLNQLPLGIIGIALSTAILPTLSKFIGSDNKEGADRIQSDAIELSMLLTIPAAVAMAICATPFITMIFQGGRFTMEDAAAAGAVLGVLVLGLPAYVLVKVLVPNFYARSDTKTPVVAAFISLFVFVASCAWNIGFSLPGLVIEPLGYGVPGIAAASVIGAWINVGYLYLILLKRGYYTVPLALVGRIGRQLVAAAAMGAALWFARDLLTGWFSAGLFERLGALLVLVLCSAFVYFSVAFAVGAIDRQRIAALTKKKVP from the coding sequence ATGAGCCTGCTCAAGCACGTCGGAACGATCGGCTCGCTCACCATGGTGAGCCGTATCGCCGGCATGGCGCGCGAGATGATCTTCAGCCGCGTGCTCGGCGCCAATGCGGTGACCGATGCGTGGTTCCAGGCCTTCATCATCCCCAACGTCTTCCGCCGCCTGTTCGCGGAAGGCGCCTTTTCGGCCGCTTTCGTGCCGATGTTTTCCAAGCGCCTTCACGGCGAAGGCGGCCTGGAAAGCGCGCGGAGCTTCTCGGACGACGTTCTGAGCATCTTCCTGCCGGTGCTGATCCTGCTGTGCGCGGTCATGATGATCGCCATGCCGGGCGTGATCTGGCTCCTCGCCGACAAGCCGATCGACCCTGTGAGATTCGATCTCGCGGTATCATTCGCGCGGATCATGTTCCCATACATCCTGCTGGTCAGCCTGGTGACCCTGTTCACCGGCATGCTCAATTCGGTCAGCCGGTTCGCGCCGGGCGCCAGCTTCCCGATCATCCTCAACCTCGTGCTCATCGCGGCACTGCTCGGCGGCGAATATGCTGCCGGGAAGCTGGGCTGGAGCGTGGAACAGACCGGCTATGCAGTCGCATGGGCCGTGCCCGTGGCAGGCGTCATGCAACTGGCGTGGCTCTATATCTGGACGCGGGTGGAAGGCTTTCGGCCTCGCGTTCTATGGCCGCGCATCACGCCCGAAGTGAAGCGGATGTCGGTCATCGCCCTGCCTGCGGCAATCGGTGGGGGTGCCTACCAGATCAACACGCTGGTCCAGCTCTACTTCCTCAACCAGCTTTACGAAGGCTCGGTCAGCCACATGAATTACGCCGACCGGCTGAACCAGCTGCCGCTCGGCATCATCGGCATCGCGCTATCGACCGCCATCCTGCCGACGCTGTCGAAATTCATCGGGAGCGACAACAAGGAAGGTGCGGACCGCATCCAGTCCGACGCGATCGAGCTGTCGATGCTGCTCACGATCCCCGCAGCGGTCGCAATGGCGATCTGCGCGACGCCGTTCATCACGATGATCTTCCAGGGCGGGCGCTTCACCATGGAAGACGCCGCCGCTGCCGGCGCAGTGCTCGGCGTGCTGGTGCTCGGCCTTCCCGCCTATGTGCTGGTCAAGGTGCTGGTGCCCAATTTCTATGCCCGCTCCGATACCAAGACACCGGTCGTGGCCGCCTTCATTTCGCTCTTCGTATTCGTGGCCAGCTGCGCATGGAACATCGGCTTTTCGCTGCCGGGCCTTGTGATCGAGCCGCTCGGATACGGCGTGCCGGGCATTGCTGCGGCCAGCGTGATCGGGGCGTGGATCAATGTCGGCTATCTCTACCTGATCCTGCTGAAGCGCGGGTATTACACGGTCCCGCTCGCCCTTGTCGGCCGTATCGGTCGGCAGCTGGTCGCAGCAGCCGCCATGGGCGCTGCCTTGTGGTTCGCGCGCGATTTGCTAACCGGCTGGTTCTCCGCCGGACTGTTCGAGCGCCTCGGTGCCCTGCTGGTTCTCGTGCTGTGTTCGGCATTCGTCTATTTCAGCGTGGCCTTCGCGGTCGGCGCGATCGACAGGCAGCGCATAGCTGCCCTCACCAAGAAGAAAGTACCCTGA